The Lutibacter profundi genome includes a region encoding these proteins:
- a CDS encoding endonuclease/exonuclease/phosphatase family protein, protein MSFNIRYDNPNDNQNSWKYRKKEITDMINYYSPEVLGIQEGLGNQVKYLDSVLVDYDYVGVGRDDGKSKGEYTAIFYRKEKIKLISTKTYWLSENPDSVSIGWDASMNRIVTFGEFLDIASQERLEIFNCHFDHIGKISQKKSAELILQIIEDKKIESNKIIVMGDFNNIPESEPIKILQTKLKDSFKESKLKPYGPIGTFNGFDLEIITEKRIDYILTNNIKILKYANIDDRRTNNMYLSDHFPILITIE, encoded by the coding sequence ATGTCATTCAATATAAGATATGACAATCCCAATGACAATCAAAATTCGTGGAAATATAGAAAAAAGGAAATTACTGATATGATAAATTATTATTCACCCGAAGTATTAGGTATTCAGGAAGGGTTGGGAAATCAAGTAAAATATCTAGATTCTGTATTAGTTGATTATGATTATGTTGGTGTAGGTAGAGATGATGGAAAATCCAAAGGAGAATATACTGCTATTTTTTACAGAAAGGAAAAAATTAAACTTATTTCAACCAAAACATACTGGCTTTCTGAAAATCCAGACTCAGTTTCAATAGGATGGGATGCCTCTATGAACAGGATTGTAACATTTGGTGAATTTTTAGACATCGCATCCCAAGAAAGACTAGAAATATTTAATTGCCATTTTGATCACATAGGAAAGATATCACAGAAGAAATCTGCAGAATTAATACTTCAAATCATTGAAGATAAAAAAATAGAAAGCAATAAAATTATTGTTATGGGAGACTTCAATAATATTCCTGAAAGCGAACCTATTAAAATTCTTCAAACAAAGTTGAAAGACTCATTTAAAGAAAGTAAATTAAAACCTTATGGACCAATTGGAACTTTTAATGGGTTTGATTTGGAAATTATAACAGAAAAGAGAATTGATTACATTTTAACCAACAATATTAAGATTCTTAAATATGCAAATATTGATGATAGAAGAACAAATAATATGTATTTATCTGACCATTTTCCAATACTAATAACAATTGAATAA
- a CDS encoding Crp/Fnr family transcriptional regulator translates to MKELLEYLNSIQQLTDKSQKALSLICTELTVKKNSDLHPIGHTCRNIYFIKKGLLCIYYFKEDIEIIESFEFENSIVARADSLFKTKPSRKGIKAIENSELIAINSSKLFELYDRYPEIDRLFRKIYENAYVELVNRVESIQFHSAEERYHNLLNQSKQTIQRVPLKLIASYLGITQVSLSRIRAKK, encoded by the coding sequence ATGAAAGAGTTACTAGAATATCTAAATAGTATTCAACAATTGACTGATAAATCCCAAAAAGCACTTTCTTTAATTTGTACAGAATTAACTGTTAAAAAAAATTCAGACCTTCATCCAATCGGACATACGTGTAGGAATATTTATTTTATTAAAAAAGGGTTACTGTGCATCTATTATTTTAAAGAGGACATTGAAATAATAGAAAGTTTTGAATTTGAAAACTCAATTGTTGCTAGAGCAGACAGTTTATTCAAAACAAAACCTTCTCGTAAAGGAATTAAGGCTATTGAAAATTCAGAATTAATTGCTATTAACTCTTCCAAACTATTCGAATTGTATGATAGATATCCTGAAATTGATAGATTGTTTAGAAAAATATATGAAAATGCTTATGTAGAATTAGTTAACAGAGTTGAAAGTATTCAATTTCATTCAGCAGAAGAAAGGTATCACAATTTATTAAATCAATCTAAACAAACAATTCAAAGAGTACCTTTAAAATTAATAGCTTCTTATTTGGGAATTACTCAGGTGAGTTTGAGTAGAATTAGAGCAAAAAAGTAA